Proteins encoded by one window of Anaerosalibacter sp. Marseille-P3206:
- a CDS encoding ABC transporter ATP-binding protein: MAGKFEKPKDFKGTFSKLLDYLKPYKVKLIIVIIFAIGSTVFSIVGPKILGKATTKIFEGLISKVSGGEGIDFSYIKNIVMTLIGLYILSALFSYIQGFIVTGVSQKVSYKLRKEISKKVNRLPLKYFDKVSHGEVLSRVTNDVDTVSQSLNQSLSQIITSATTLVGVLIMMLSISWQMTIVALLILPISMIVVMGVVKRSQKYFKAQQKSLGEVNGHIEEVYGGHNIMKAFNAKEQVVSEFEDINNELYDSAWKAQFLSGLMMPIMNFVGNLGYVAVSILGGWLAIKKTIEVGDILSFIQYIRSFTQPITQVAQISNVLQSTMAAAERVFEFLGEEEETKESQTPVKLEKVEGRVSFKNVKFGYNEDKIIIKDFSQEISAGQKVAIVGPTGAGKTTIVKLLMRFYDLNGGRILLDGHDIVDFSRGDLRSNFGMVLQDTWLFSGTIMENIRYGRLDATDEEVIRAAKLAHAHRFIKTLPDGYNMVINEEASNISQGQKQLLTIARAILSDPKVLILDEATSSVDTRTEILIQKAMANLMEGKTAFIIAHRLSTIRDADLILVMKDGDIVEQGNHEELLAKGGFYYSLYNSQFEDVESA, from the coding sequence ATGGCTGGAAAATTTGAAAAACCAAAGGATTTTAAAGGAACCTTCTCTAAGCTTCTTGACTATTTAAAACCGTATAAAGTAAAACTAATTATAGTAATAATATTTGCCATAGGAAGTACGGTTTTCTCAATAGTAGGGCCCAAAATACTTGGGAAGGCAACTACCAAGATATTTGAAGGATTGATATCAAAGGTATCTGGTGGTGAGGGAATAGATTTTTCCTATATAAAAAATATTGTAATGACTTTAATAGGATTATATATATTGTCTGCGTTATTTTCCTATATACAAGGGTTTATAGTAACTGGTGTTTCACAAAAGGTATCTTATAAACTGAGAAAAGAAATATCCAAAAAGGTAAATAGACTACCCCTTAAATATTTTGATAAAGTAAGCCATGGAGAGGTATTATCTAGAGTTACTAATGATGTGGATACAGTAAGCCAATCATTAAATCAAAGTTTAAGTCAGATAATAACATCAGCTACTACATTAGTAGGTGTACTCATCATGATGTTATCTATATCTTGGCAGATGACTATTGTTGCACTATTGATATTACCTATATCAATGATTGTTGTAATGGGAGTAGTTAAGAGAAGTCAAAAATATTTCAAGGCACAGCAAAAATCCCTTGGGGAAGTTAATGGACATATAGAGGAAGTATATGGTGGACACAATATAATGAAAGCTTTCAATGCTAAGGAACAAGTTGTTTCTGAATTTGAAGATATCAATAATGAACTTTATGATTCTGCTTGGAAAGCTCAGTTTTTATCAGGTTTAATGATGCCTATTATGAATTTTGTTGGGAATTTAGGTTATGTTGCAGTTTCAATATTAGGCGGATGGCTTGCTATTAAAAAGACTATAGAAGTAGGAGATATACTTTCCTTTATTCAGTATATAAGAAGTTTTACTCAGCCAATAACTCAAGTAGCTCAAATAAGTAATGTATTGCAGTCTACTATGGCTGCAGCAGAAAGGGTGTTTGAATTTTTAGGTGAAGAAGAGGAGACAAAAGAATCTCAAACACCTGTTAAACTTGAAAAAGTAGAGGGAAGAGTAAGTTTTAAAAATGTTAAATTTGGCTACAATGAAGATAAAATTATAATAAAGGATTTTTCTCAAGAAATTAGTGCGGGACAAAAAGTTGCCATAGTTGGACCTACTGGAGCAGGAAAGACTACCATAGTTAAACTTCTCATGAGATTTTATGATTTAAATGGTGGTAGAATACTTCTAGATGGTCATGATATAGTGGATTTTTCTAGAGGTGATTTGAGAAGCAATTTTGGTATGGTTTTGCAGGATACATGGCTTTTCAGTGGTACTATAATGGAAAACATAAGATATGGAAGGCTAGATGCCACAGATGAAGAAGTAATAAGAGCAGCAAAATTAGCTCATGCTCATAGGTTCATAAAGACTTTGCCAGATGGCTATAATATGGTTATAAATGAGGAGGCAAGCAATATATCCCAAGGACAGAAACAGCTTCTTACTATAGCAAGGGCAATTCTATCTGATCCAAAGGTGCTTATATTAGATGAGGCTACATCTTCTGTAGATACTAGAACTGAAATACTAATACAGAAGGCGATGGCAAATCTTATGGAGGGAAAGACAGCCTTCATCATTGCCCACAGACTTTCAACTATAAGAGATGCAGATTTGATATTAGTTATGAAGGATGGAGATATAGTAGAACAAGGTAATCATGAAGAACTTCTAGCAAAAGGCGGATTCTATTATTCCCTTTACAATAGCCAATTTGAAGATGTAGAAAGTGCATAA
- the vanR gene encoding VanR-ABDEGLN family response regulator transcription factor translates to MGGIMIKILVVDDEKEIADLLEFYLKNQGYEVIKANTGKDALRFIDSYNIDLAILDIMLPDIDGFTILKKIRESYFYPVIMLTAKVEDIDKVMGLTIGADDYITKPFNPIELIARVKTQIRRTKLYNKEIESDFIDINGLHINMDSHKVYINEKVIDLTPLEYDILLYLAKNKGKVISAEELFTNVWGDKYINNNNTVMAHIARLREKMGENARKPKYIKTVWGVGYIIE, encoded by the coding sequence ATGGGAGGTATTATGATTAAAATTCTTGTGGTTGATGATGAAAAAGAAATAGCTGATTTATTGGAGTTTTATCTTAAAAATCAGGGATATGAAGTGATAAAAGCTAATACAGGTAAGGATGCTCTTCGTTTTATTGATAGTTATAATATTGATTTAGCTATTTTGGATATTATGCTTCCGGATATAGATGGTTTTACTATTTTAAAAAAGATTAGAGAAAGTTATTTTTATCCTGTGATTATGCTTACTGCTAAAGTTGAAGATATTGATAAGGTAATGGGTCTAACTATAGGTGCTGATGATTATATCACTAAGCCTTTTAATCCTATTGAGCTTATTGCCAGAGTAAAGACTCAGATTAGAAGGACTAAATTGTACAATAAAGAGATTGAATCAGATTTTATTGACATTAATGGTTTACATATCAATATGGACTCACACAAAGTGTATATTAATGAAAAAGTTATAGATCTTACACCTTTGGAATATGATATTTTATTGTATCTTGCTAAAAATAAGGGTAAGGTTATTTCTGCAGAAGAGCTTTTTACTAATGTTTGGGGAGATAAATATATAAATAATAATAATACTGTTATGGCACATATTGCAAGGCTGAGAGAAAAGATGGGCGAAAACGCTAGAAAACCAAAATATATTAAGACTGTTTGGGGGGTAGGCTATATCATTGAATAA
- a CDS encoding ABC transporter permease subunit — protein sequence MNNLIRMDFYRMRKNKTTWIILMFLILMMFASVYMSYSDIKYYKNNPSALENLKSSSEEVNWGIYIGSVSPKWCEDNEVPIDGLIKINIQSKIVLMFLVVFVVGFVSKENNSGFIKNIAGQVSNRGFILLSKMIIVGIYSLILLVVAIVTIFVSSKILLGYVFVENLGLLIKYILYQWILHVAFGSFMIFLITLLKNEIASLLIGILVSAGILQIIDAFIKSNKKSIMYFLNSGNIGQLSLGDCRPLLIAVVSMTVYMAISMYIINNRDIQ from the coding sequence ATGAACAATCTAATTAGAATGGATTTTTATCGTATGAGGAAAAATAAAACCACATGGATTATTTTGATGTTTTTGATATTAATGATGTTTGCCTCCGTTTATATGTCTTATTCAGATATAAAATATTATAAGAACAATCCATCTGCATTAGAAAATCTAAAATCATCTTCGGAGGAAGTTAATTGGGGAATATATATAGGAAGTGTTTCGCCAAAGTGGTGCGAAGATAATGAAGTTCCCATTGATGGATTAATCAAAATAAATATTCAGAGCAAAATCGTACTAATGTTTTTGGTCGTGTTTGTTGTGGGTTTTGTAAGTAAAGAAAATAATTCTGGTTTTATTAAAAATATTGCAGGACAAGTATCAAATCGTGGATTTATATTGTTATCTAAAATGATTATCGTAGGGATATATTCATTAATTTTGTTGGTAGTAGCAATTGTAACAATATTTGTAAGTAGTAAGATATTGCTTGGATATGTTTTTGTGGAGAATTTAGGATTATTGATAAAATATATTCTTTATCAATGGATATTACATGTGGCATTTGGATCATTTATGATATTTTTAATTACACTTCTAAAAAATGAAATTGCAAGTTTATTGATAGGTATCTTAGTTTCTGCTGGTATACTACAAATCATTGATGCTTTTATAAAATCAAATAAAAAAAGCATAATGTACTTTTTAAATTCAGGAAATATTGGACAATTAAGTTTGGGAGATTGTAGACCATTACTTATAGCAGTTGTTTCAATGACAGTATATATGGCAATTAGTATGTACATTATCAATAACAGAGATATTCAATAA
- a CDS encoding response regulator transcription factor: MVNENDSRILIVEDDTNINNYIFESLLLNNYNCKQAFSGTEALIYLGKYDFDIILLDLMLPGISGEQLISEIKNLTDSSIIVISAKDELESKVDVLMLGADDYLTKPFKIEELKARMFVQLRNKNKKVYNKLMKYKNLTLDKSLHKVMIENHEVDLTPQEFKILELLLNFPNRVFSKQDIYDFAWDEYFEGEDKTVNVHISNIRKKFKEYSDEEYIETVWGIGFRLSK, translated from the coding sequence ATGGTTAATGAGAATGATTCAAGAATACTTATTGTTGAAGATGATACAAATATCAACAATTATATTTTTGAAAGTCTTTTACTTAATAATTATAATTGTAAACAGGCTTTTTCTGGGACAGAAGCTTTGATTTATTTAGGAAAATATGATTTTGATATTATTTTGCTTGATTTAATGCTTCCAGGAATTTCAGGAGAACAATTAATATCAGAAATAAAGAATTTGACGGACTCCTCTATCATTGTTATTTCTGCGAAGGATGAATTGGAAAGCAAAGTTGATGTATTAATGTTAGGAGCAGACGATTATCTTACAAAGCCCTTTAAAATAGAAGAGTTAAAGGCTAGAATGTTTGTGCAATTAAGAAATAAAAACAAGAAAGTGTATAATAAATTGATGAAATATAAAAATCTGACACTAGATAAATCTTTACATAAGGTAATGATTGAGAATCATGAGGTAGATTTAACTCCGCAAGAATTTAAAATTTTAGAATTATTATTAAACTTTCCCAATAGGGTGTTTTCAAAGCAAGATATCTATGATTTTGCTTGGGACGAATACTTTGAAGGAGAAGATAAAACAGTAAATGTACATATTAGTAATATAAGAAAAAAATTCAAAGAGTATTCAGATGAAGAATATATAGAAACAGTTTGGGGAATAGGATTTCGGTTAAGCAAATAA
- a CDS encoding sensor histidine kinase produces MKDKEINKLAREINELINQSKDLKKEYVNKDIYLKETLTSLSHDIRTPLTSLDGYIQLLKVSDDLNKKDYYTDILQDRVNVLNYMIENLFIYSKLQNQTFHLELETCDLKKILVNTIFQYYEEFERENIDLSIEFNEDEDYYIISNETALIRIIQNSIKNILEHARDSAAIAMSKVNNEITLEFKNEFDISDKVDPNRIFDLFYKSDSARSKSSSGIGLAVVDELVRQIKGNIKCEINGTEFSLILVFIERS; encoded by the coding sequence ATGAAAGATAAAGAAATAAACAAATTAGCTAGAGAAATTAATGAATTGATTAATCAATCAAAGGATTTAAAGAAGGAATATGTAAATAAAGATATTTATTTAAAAGAAACTTTAACAAGCTTATCTCATGATATAAGAACACCATTAACTTCGTTAGATGGCTATATTCAATTGCTAAAAGTAAGTGATGATTTGAATAAAAAGGATTATTATACAGATATATTACAAGATAGGGTAAATGTCTTAAATTACATGATTGAGAATTTGTTTATATATTCAAAACTTCAAAATCAAACATTTCATTTGGAACTAGAAACATGTGATTTAAAGAAAATTTTAGTTAATACAATTTTTCAATACTATGAAGAATTTGAAAGAGAAAACATTGATTTATCAATTGAATTTAATGAAGATGAAGATTATTATATTATTTCTAATGAAACAGCTTTGATTAGAATTATACAAAACAGCATTAAAAATATCTTAGAACATGCTAGAGATAGTGCGGCAATAGCAATGTCAAAAGTAAATAATGAAATTACATTGGAATTTAAAAATGAATTTGATATTAGTGATAAGGTTGATCCAAATAGGATTTTTGACTTGTTTTATAAAAGCGATTCAGCAAGGAGTAAAAGTTCTAGTGGCATAGGGCTTGCTGTTGTAGATGAATTAGTTAGACAAATTAAGGGAAATATCAAATGTGAAATAAATGGAACTGAATTTAGTTTGATACTAGTATTTATTGAAAGATCATGA
- a CDS encoding D-alanyl-D-alanine carboxypeptidase family protein, with the protein MKKFFKRLMFIVIALFLIVTLKNKSSYASFNLGKLLNVFKSDDYASRYIYVLDREDKTSQYEKNSKTKAYPASLTKIMTTIVALEHIDDLSAVAPIDVDTYREMVANNSSMAGFYGREAVTYRDLLYGTILSSGGEAANSLAINVAGSVEDFVRLMNEKASELGLEDTHFTSPEGLHDKDQYTSAYDMAKLLDYALDNGDFRAIFTKMTFKTTPTVDHPDGIVLKSTVLSKLDGVPQGSFEIIGGKSGTTYEAGECWATLGIKEDREYICIVMGAPLKDISNPDMAQIDDTIKLYERIK; encoded by the coding sequence ATGAAAAAATTTTTTAAGCGTTTAATGTTTATAGTAATAGCTTTATTCTTAATTGTCACATTAAAAAACAAATCTAGTTATGCTAGTTTTAATTTAGGAAAATTATTAAATGTCTTTAAGTCAGATGATTATGCTAGTAGATATATTTATGTTTTAGATCGAGAAGATAAAACTTCTCAGTATGAAAAAAACTCTAAGACTAAAGCATATCCTGCATCTTTAACAAAGATTATGACAACTATTGTAGCACTTGAACATATTGATGATCTATCGGCAGTTGCCCCTATAGACGTAGATACATATAGGGAAATGGTTGCAAATAATTCTTCTATGGCAGGGTTTTATGGTAGGGAAGCAGTAACATATAGAGATCTTCTTTATGGTACAATTTTAAGCTCTGGTGGTGAGGCTGCCAACTCTCTTGCTATAAATGTTGCAGGGAGTGTAGAGGATTTTGTGCGCCTTATGAATGAAAAAGCATCTGAACTTGGACTTGAAGATACTCATTTTACCAGTCCGGAAGGTCTTCACGATAAGGATCAATATACTTCAGCTTATGATATGGCTAAACTTTTGGATTATGCTTTAGATAATGGTGACTTTAGAGCTATTTTCACGAAGATGACTTTCAAGACAACGCCTACCGTGGATCATCCTGATGGTATTGTCTTAAAATCAACAGTTCTCTCCAAACTTGATGGTGTACCTCAAGGGAGTTTTGAGATTATAGGCGGTAAATCTGGGACAACATATGAAGCTGGTGAATGTTGGGCAACACTTGGAATAAAGGAAGATCGTGAATATATTTGCATAGTTATGGGTGCACCTCTAAAGGATATCAGCAACCCGGATATGGCACAGATAGATGATACCATTAAACTATATGAGAGAATTAAATAG
- a CDS encoding ABC transporter ATP-binding protein: protein MESHNQPIITIRGLEKSFGTKKVLKGIDLDVYRGQIIGYIGPNGAGKSTTVKIMLGLIEQYTGEIKIFGQNVSSENVEYKKKIGYVPEVAEIYDSLTGREYLTFVGELYGLDYDVADEKAKKLMELFNLEKVYDSRISSYSKGMRQKVVIISSLLNNPDILFLDEPLSGMDANSVMVFKEVLAELASQGKTIFYSSHIMEVVEKISSRIVLINDGQVVADGSFDELKEKSMEGSLEGIFNELTGFNEHKEIAEEIVSVVQEVEI from the coding sequence ATGGAATCACATAATCAACCAATAATAACTATAAGAGGATTAGAAAAGAGTTTTGGTACTAAAAAAGTGTTGAAGGGAATAGACTTAGACGTTTATAGAGGACAGATTATAGGTTATATAGGTCCAAATGGAGCAGGGAAAAGTACTACTGTTAAGATAATGCTAGGACTTATTGAACAGTATACAGGAGAAATAAAGATATTTGGACAAAATGTATCTAGTGAAAATGTGGAATATAAAAAGAAAATAGGCTATGTGCCTGAAGTAGCTGAAATATATGATAGTTTAACAGGAAGAGAATATTTAACCTTTGTAGGAGAACTATATGGACTTGATTATGATGTAGCTGATGAAAAAGCAAAGAAGCTAATGGAATTATTCAATCTAGAAAAGGTATATGATTCAAGGATATCCTCATATTCAAAGGGAATGCGTCAAAAGGTAGTCATAATATCAAGCTTATTAAACAATCCTGATATTCTATTTTTAGATGAACCTCTTAGTGGAATGGATGCAAATAGTGTTATGGTTTTCAAAGAAGTATTGGCAGAATTGGCTTCTCAAGGGAAAACCATATTTTATTCTTCTCATATAATGGAGGTAGTTGAAAAAATAAGTAGTAGAATAGTTCTTATAAATGATGGACAAGTTGTTGCAGATGGGAGCTTTGATGAACTAAAAGAAAAGTCTATGGAGGGTTCATTGGAAGGAATATTTAACGAACTTACTGGATTCAATGAACACAAAGAAATTGCAGAAGAAATTGTATCCGTAGTTCAAGAGGTGGAAATATGA
- a CDS encoding M1 family metallopeptidase — protein MSKIKRFLLIVMIILIIFSMIGCDTKEGGTTSTTGEIDTPKEKIGQTDFSSKADWESYLSDEKYNRNVLDIKTPNEYKIYIEFDPIQKKYIGKQSVKYINNEDVSLSEIYFHIYPNAFKEDSTTPYSSDSYIGGFNSGLINVTKVMVEGKKIKSSILGDDSTLLKIPMKSALVPGKSVEIYMEYEVILPNAEERFGYGDNTFQIGNGYPIAAVYDSRKWNIDLYYSMGDPFYSDISNYSVTIKAPKDYIIACSGKILSEEVQGESKVWNVEAKLMRDFAWAASQDFIIQEKVIDGVLVKNYLLPNSETINTEAAELAYKSVEVYNKIFGKYPYEVLSVVTADATGMEYPGMVFVWKSNKLNDKSLETTIIHEVAHQWWYGVVGNNQIYEAWLDESFAIYAEKLFYDEVYGEEQGEKYYDEIVAIYKNRIGDSGKKELILMPTYMIEDGNEYTGLLLKGAMFLHEIEKDLGKDKFYNILNTYYEKYKFSIATTRDFIDVCEELAERKYEEDINNWFFGVKQKD, from the coding sequence ATGAGTAAAATTAAAAGGTTTTTATTGATTGTTATGATTATCCTTATAATATTTTCAATGATTGGCTGTGATACAAAGGAAGGTGGAACTACATCTACAACAGGAGAAATAGATACTCCGAAAGAGAAGATAGGACAAACAGACTTTTCAAGCAAGGCGGATTGGGAAAGTTACCTTTCAGATGAGAAATATAATCGAAATGTTTTAGATATTAAGACACCAAATGAGTATAAAATTTATATAGAGTTTGATCCAATACAGAAAAAGTATATAGGCAAGCAATCGGTTAAGTATATAAATAATGAGGATGTATCTTTAAGTGAAATATACTTTCACATTTATCCCAATGCATTCAAGGAAGATAGTACAACACCTTATTCTTCAGATTCCTATATCGGAGGTTTTAATTCAGGCTTAATTAACGTTACAAAAGTCATGGTGGAAGGTAAAAAGATTAAATCCTCAATACTTGGTGATGACAGCACATTATTGAAAATACCTATGAAATCAGCTCTTGTTCCTGGAAAATCTGTAGAAATTTATATGGAATATGAAGTTATACTTCCTAATGCAGAAGAACGCTTTGGTTATGGAGACAACACGTTTCAAATAGGAAACGGATATCCCATTGCAGCAGTATATGATAGCAGAAAGTGGAATATTGATTTGTATTACTCCATGGGAGACCCTTTTTACAGTGATATTAGCAACTATAGTGTTACTATTAAGGCACCAAAAGATTATATTATAGCTTGTTCTGGGAAAATTCTTTCGGAAGAAGTTCAGGGAGAAAGTAAAGTTTGGAATGTGGAAGCAAAACTTATGAGGGATTTTGCTTGGGCTGCGAGTCAGGATTTTATTATTCAAGAAAAGGTTATAGATGGAGTATTGGTCAAGAATTATCTATTGCCAAATAGTGAGACAATTAATACTGAGGCAGCAGAATTAGCATATAAATCTGTAGAGGTCTACAATAAAATATTCGGAAAGTATCCTTATGAGGTATTATCTGTTGTAACTGCTGATGCAACTGGTATGGAGTATCCTGGAATGGTGTTTGTGTGGAAGAGTAACAAATTAAATGATAAAAGTCTTGAAACTACAATTATTCATGAAGTAGCTCATCAATGGTGGTATGGAGTGGTAGGGAATAACCAGATATATGAGGCTTGGTTGGATGAATCCTTTGCTATATATGCAGAGAAACTTTTCTATGATGAAGTCTATGGCGAGGAGCAAGGAGAGAAATACTATGATGAAATTGTTGCTATCTATAAAAATAGGATTGGCGATAGTGGTAAAAAAGAACTGATTTTGATGCCAACTTATATGATAGAAGATGGGAATGAGTATACTGGTTTATTGCTCAAAGGAGCTATGTTTTTACATGAAATTGAAAAAGATTTAGGGAAGGATAAGTTTTATAATATTCTAAACACTTATTACGAAAAATATAAATTTTCCATTGCTACGACGAGGGACTTTATTGATGTATGCGAAGAGTTAGCAGAAAGAAAATATGAAGAAGATATAAATAATTGGTTTTTTGGAGTAAAACAAAAAGATTAA
- a CDS encoding sensor histidine kinase, with protein MNNYYKCFKKKFLISFAIWSTLYTVIILLLFYLFKIKLGSRTYFGYEFMYPFYHWANHNRAFLVLLVLSFGYAVIILRLFKKILKYMDEIINAMEEIYRKDDELITLSGDLKEVNDKMNKIKFKLRENEKIARDSEKRKNDLIIYLAHDLKTPLTSIIGYLTILKDENDLSERFRKKYLQISYDKALRLEDLINEFFDITRYNLKDVVLEKSMVDFSFMMDQIIYEFKPLLIEKNLTMNSNIESGIKINIDTNKIERVVDNIIRNAINYSFKDSIIDICVNKSEDFVNIIIKNNGPTIPSEKLDHIFDEFFRLDPSRSSETGNAGLGLAIAKSIVTAHGGTIDAKSQDDIIEMSVKLPI; from the coding sequence TTGAATAATTATTATAAGTGTTTTAAGAAAAAGTTTTTAATTAGTTTTGCTATTTGGTCTACTCTATATACAGTCATCATATTACTTTTATTTTATTTATTTAAGATAAAATTAGGCAGTAGAACCTATTTCGGATATGAATTTATGTATCCGTTCTATCATTGGGCTAATCATAATAGAGCTTTTTTGGTTTTATTAGTTTTATCTTTTGGTTATGCTGTTATCATTTTAAGGCTTTTTAAGAAAATATTAAAATATATGGATGAGATTATCAATGCAATGGAAGAGATATATAGAAAAGATGATGAGTTGATCACTCTTTCAGGAGATTTAAAAGAAGTAAATGACAAAATGAATAAAATTAAGTTTAAATTGAGGGAAAACGAAAAAATAGCTAGAGATTCTGAAAAAAGAAAGAATGATCTGATTATATATCTTGCTCATGATTTGAAAACACCGTTGACTTCGATCATTGGTTATCTAACTATTCTGAAAGATGAAAATGATCTTAGTGAAAGATTTCGTAAAAAGTATCTTCAGATTAGCTATGATAAAGCATTAAGACTTGAAGATTTAATAAATGAATTTTTTGATATCACACGTTATAATTTGAAGGATGTTGTGCTTGAAAAATCTATGGTTGATTTTAGCTTTATGATGGATCAAATTATCTATGAGTTCAAACCATTACTAATAGAAAAAAATCTTACAATGAATAGTAATATTGAATCTGGAATTAAGATAAATATAGATACAAATAAGATTGAAAGGGTTGTTGACAACATTATTAGAAATGCTATCAATTATTCTTTTAAAGATAGTATAATTGATATTTGTGTAAATAAAAGTGAAGATTTTGTAAATATAATTATTAAAAATAATGGACCAACAATCCCAAGTGAAAAACTTGATCATATTTTTGATGAGTTTTTTAGACTTGATCCTTCTAGAAGTTCTGAGACTGGCAATGCTGGACTTGGACTTGCTATTGCAAAATCAATCGTAACGGCTCATGGTGGCACCATCGATGCTAAGAGTCAAGATGATATTATAGAAATGAGTGTAAAACTTCCAATTTAA
- a CDS encoding ATP-binding cassette domain-containing protein — translation MDYLLSVQNLSKKYSNQFAINNISLNLKKGEIYGLIGKNGAGKTTLLKIVAGLVKPSNGEIALFDYSGASRKKVLSRIGTLIEAPGLYSNLTAYDNLKLKCLCLGINDSKYIGSILQIVGLEAESNKKVKQYSLGMKQRLGIAMALVGEPDLLLLDEPINGLDPQGIKDVRDIVLKLNKEYGITMIISSHILDELLKIVDRFGIINDGRLLKEISKEELKEICCNHIEIKIEEPKKAIVVLDKLGFNNYKVIDNHTINIYERLNDSGLISLELYKNDISINSISIESISIEDYFIHLTGGNIDEQSN, via the coding sequence ATGGATTATTTACTTTCAGTTCAAAACTTATCAAAAAAATATAGCAATCAATTTGCCATTAATAATATAAGTTTAAATTTAAAAAAAGGCGAAATTTATGGGCTAATTGGGAAAAATGGAGCAGGGAAAACAACTCTTTTAAAGATTGTAGCGGGATTAGTAAAACCTAGCAATGGAGAAATTGCTTTATTTGACTATAGTGGGGCTAGCAGGAAAAAGGTTTTATCAAGAATAGGTACATTGATAGAGGCTCCTGGACTATATTCAAATTTAACGGCATATGACAACTTAAAGTTAAAGTGCTTATGCTTAGGGATAAATGATTCTAAATATATTGGTTCTATCTTACAAATTGTTGGGCTAGAAGCGGAGTCAAATAAAAAGGTAAAACAATATTCTTTAGGAATGAAACAGAGATTAGGAATTGCCATGGCATTAGTAGGAGAACCAGATTTATTATTATTAGATGAACCTATAAATGGACTAGATCCACAAGGAATAAAAGATGTTAGAGATATTGTATTGAAACTCAATAAAGAGTATGGGATAACAATGATAATTTCAAGTCACATTTTAGATGAATTGTTAAAGATCGTTGATAGGTTTGGAATAATCAATGATGGAAGGCTATTAAAAGAAATATCAAAGGAAGAGCTTAAGGAAATATGTTGCAATCATATTGAAATAAAGATAGAAGAACCTAAAAAAGCAATTGTAGTCCTAGACAAATTAGGATTTAACAATTACAAGGTAATAGATAATCATACGATAAATATTTATGAAAGATTAAATGATAGTGGATTAATCTCTTTGGAATTATATAAGAATGATATTTCCATTAACAGTATTTCCATAGAATCTATCTCCATAGAGGATTATTTTATTCATTTAACGGGAGGGAATATTGATGAACAATCTAATTAG
- a CDS encoding acyl-CoA thioester hydrolase/BAAT C-terminal domain-containing protein produces MGENNILGMGGLTSLESRKQVNEEYASNVPMTFRPVYESAIKNSSNKESARIKVENYKNNIILFAGCEDKLWPSDTMAEQIKNKKPKNTDLCLYPDVGHVIGGLAEYDNLKMGGDVEASQKAKKDSDEKLYKALKSWHKKIWIFK; encoded by the coding sequence TTGGGGGAAAACAATATATTGGGAATGGGGGGATTAACATCCCTTGAATCAAGAAAACAAGTAAACGAAGAATACGCATCTAATGTTCCAATGACCTTTAGACCTGTATATGAGTCTGCAATTAAAAATAGCAGTAATAAAGAATCTGCAAGGATAAAGGTTGAAAATTATAAAAATAATATTATATTATTTGCAGGATGTGAGGATAAATTATGGCCTAGTGATACTATGGCAGAACAAATAAAAAATAAAAAACCCAAAAACACAGATTTATGTTTATATCCTGATGTTGGGCATGTCATAGGAGGCTTAGCAGAATATGATAATTTGAAGATGGGAGGAGATGTCGAAGCAAGTCAGAAGGCCAAAAAAGATAGTGATGAAAAATTGTACAAAGCTTTAAAAAGTTGGCATAAAAAAATATGGATTTTTAAATAA